In one window of Saprospiraceae bacterium DNA:
- a CDS encoding T9SS type A sorting domain-containing protein yields MLRDLFLLGMSLPAWFCVNNSNNPVKVNVHYISSHAMGNDTCSFEFEFVCPGPDQKLCCDSTSVQLMDLPPGPGGSCCYDVHVNSNQPKCFSQICFSASTGNFTNIIANTGWNATSTPNGICFIPTGLFVPSGPVNPGSFCLNGASNPVYITVDFYDLNGMLMDSCRKVITKECSSPPEPCNCDSLQANIQSTSAMPGLCCYELNANIPSANCFRKVQLLLSAGQFSNVNANSGFVATTNNAQDICFNAIGPFFPAGNITPGSFCVTGAAVYQITVLFFYNNTGVTDTCIFRYSFDCPTPPPLCLCDSISTQILQTSQLPGVCCYDIQATIPGANCISHMELQLTSGSFSNVQTATGWTATVSSPQTISLTHSSGFVPPGFIQPVNFCVVGSNLHTITVIYYLNSGGVKDTCVYSQPFDCPPVMDTLCVGTQCPSMSRAWQTVALGLTQVYDLEVYQCKLIVAGQFTMAGNVPVNNIAAWDGTNWTPLAQGVSGIVSVLEVHNGLLFVGGQFNTAGNLNNVNNLASWNGISWSHLDNGVTATGGAYVTALKSTPNGLLIGGNFNTAGLNSNLNCQNITSWNGNAFVNNYNNGFNGPVYTISEFNGQLIAGGSFTFPHLNIAAWNGSTWNNLSGGINLSQQIISRGVFSQFVYNNNLLVGGQFINTSNVNTTQNIAVWNGFNWFAIPGGDIPDTISRVNDFLPFNGKLYVGGEFNMVANQSILGVAEWNGVNWSTTNHLFKVTRALEAYDSCGALSCDMYSGGEGFLNRWICVTSVNDQKSRSITRLYPNPTRDILKISWSENLSIFSGTIEVRDLQGKTYKRLSLDRENIDQISIQNLPPGCYLLELQKIQTKPEMYIFMKF; encoded by the coding sequence ATGCTTCGGGATTTATTCCTCCTGGGGATGAGCCTGCCCGCCTGGTTTTGTGTAAACAATTCAAATAATCCGGTAAAAGTAAATGTACACTACATATCATCTCATGCGATGGGCAATGACACGTGTAGTTTCGAATTTGAATTCGTTTGTCCCGGACCTGACCAGAAATTGTGTTGTGACTCGACATCTGTTCAATTGATGGATTTGCCTCCCGGACCGGGTGGATCCTGTTGTTATGATGTCCACGTCAATTCCAATCAACCGAAATGTTTCAGCCAGATTTGTTTTTCTGCCAGCACTGGAAATTTTACCAACATCATTGCAAATACAGGTTGGAATGCCACTTCAACTCCAAATGGCATTTGCTTCATTCCAACCGGACTTTTTGTTCCTTCAGGTCCGGTAAATCCCGGTTCGTTTTGCCTGAACGGGGCATCTAATCCTGTTTATATCACTGTTGATTTTTACGACTTGAATGGGATGCTGATGGACTCGTGTCGCAAAGTGATCACTAAAGAATGTTCGAGTCCGCCGGAACCCTGTAATTGCGATTCGTTGCAAGCAAATATTCAATCGACCTCCGCGATGCCGGGTTTATGTTGTTATGAGCTGAATGCAAATATCCCGTCCGCCAATTGTTTTCGGAAAGTTCAATTACTATTGAGTGCAGGTCAATTCAGCAATGTCAATGCGAATTCCGGATTTGTTGCGACTACCAACAATGCACAGGATATTTGTTTCAATGCGATTGGACCGTTTTTTCCGGCAGGGAATATAACACCAGGTTCATTCTGTGTCACCGGAGCCGCAGTGTACCAGATCACAGTTTTGTTTTTTTACAACAATACCGGTGTGACAGATACCTGTATTTTTAGGTATAGTTTTGATTGTCCGACACCGCCACCTCTTTGTTTGTGCGATTCCATTTCAACACAAATTCTGCAAACCAGCCAGTTGCCCGGGGTCTGTTGTTACGATATCCAGGCTACGATCCCGGGAGCCAACTGCATCAGCCATATGGAACTGCAACTAACGAGTGGTAGTTTTTCGAATGTACAAACCGCAACAGGTTGGACAGCGACTGTAAGCAGTCCACAAACCATAAGTCTTACCCACAGTTCCGGTTTCGTGCCCCCCGGTTTCATTCAACCGGTCAATTTCTGTGTGGTTGGATCCAATCTTCACACGATCACGGTGATCTATTATTTGAATTCAGGTGGTGTCAAAGATACTTGTGTCTATTCGCAGCCCTTTGACTGTCCGCCTGTAATGGATACATTATGTGTGGGTACACAATGTCCTTCGATGTCGAGAGCATGGCAAACAGTTGCTTTGGGTCTGACGCAGGTGTACGATCTCGAAGTGTATCAATGTAAACTCATCGTCGCAGGTCAGTTTACCATGGCGGGAAATGTTCCTGTGAACAACATTGCTGCATGGGATGGTACCAACTGGACGCCTTTAGCACAGGGAGTAAGCGGTATCGTAAGCGTTTTAGAAGTACATAATGGGCTGCTCTTTGTTGGCGGTCAGTTTAATACGGCAGGAAATTTGAACAATGTCAATAACCTTGCAAGCTGGAATGGAATCAGCTGGTCGCATTTGGATAATGGTGTGACCGCTACAGGAGGAGCCTATGTTACTGCGCTTAAAAGTACACCCAATGGATTGCTTATTGGCGGAAATTTCAATACAGCTGGATTGAATTCAAATTTAAATTGCCAGAACATTACCAGTTGGAATGGGAATGCATTTGTAAATAACTACAACAATGGTTTTAACGGGCCGGTATATACGATTTCGGAATTCAACGGACAATTGATTGCCGGAGGTTCATTTACATTTCCCCATCTGAACATTGCTGCCTGGAATGGTTCGACCTGGAACAACCTGTCCGGAGGAATAAATTTATCTCAACAGATCATTTCGCGTGGAGTTTTCAGTCAATTTGTATATAATAATAATCTGTTAGTTGGTGGACAATTCATTAATACTAGCAATGTGAATACCACGCAAAATATTGCAGTTTGGAATGGATTTAACTGGTTTGCGATTCCCGGCGGTGATATCCCGGATACCATTTCCAGAGTTAATGATTTTTTGCCCTTCAACGGCAAATTATATGTTGGTGGTGAATTTAATATGGTTGCCAATCAGAGTATCCTGGGTGTTGCAGAATGGAATGGTGTCAACTGGTCTACCACCAATCATCTGTTTAAAGTGACGAGGGCATTGGAAGCTTATGATTCCTGTGGTGCACTCAGCTGCGATATGTATTCAGGGGGAGAGGGATTTTTGAATCGGTGGATCTGTGTTACAAGTGTCAACGATCAGAAAAGCAGATCTATTACGAGATTGTATCCCAATCCTACAAGAGACATTCTAAAAATCAGTTGGTCGGAAAATCTCTCAATATTTAGTGGGACAATTGAAGTGAGGGATCTGCAGGGGAAAACATACAAACGTTTATCTCTTGATCGGGAAAACATCGACCAGATATCGATACAAAATTTACCACCCGGATGTTATTTGTTGGAATTGCAAAAGATCCAAACTAAACCAGAAATGTATATATTTATGAAATTCTAG
- the mfd gene encoding transcription-repair coupling factor produces MLEFQTGNAIDLDLILNKLHQYGFERTDFVYEPGQFSVRGGILDLFSFANELPYRIELNDDVIESIRTFDTQSQLSVQKISRFAILPNTQSDSTSSTKHLLLEVLPTDSIVWIKDLPSCMDALNSCFESAVRQSEKMLHYEEEKQVSLLSQKEYITPEDFLNALQNFPLVFYQSLPDAYSKFHKIQVHSEAQPSFNKNFQLLIQNLESLNAKTYSCYLMTNSSAQIERFYNIFEDLKAQVQYVPEVRSMREGFIDHDLKLACYTDHQIFSRFHGFKLKQGFTKDQSLSLKILRELQPGDYVTHMDYGIGRFAGLEKITINGQQQESVRLIYRNDDILYVSIHSLHKISKYVGQEGTIPSLHKLGSDQWKVLKQKTKQKVKDIAKELIKLYASRKASKGFAFHPDNYLQTELEASFMYEDTPDQYKATLDVKSDMEKDCPMDRLICGDVGFGKTEVAVRAAFKAVQDGKQVAILVPTTILALQHFRTLKDRLKEFPVDVDYISRFRSAKEKTQIVKNLTSGKTDIIIGTISLLNSKIKFKDLGLLIIDEEQKFGVASKEKLRQLKHNVDTLTLTATPIPRTLQFSLMAARDLSVIQTPPPNRQPIHTERRVFNDDLIREAILHEVYRGGQVFFVHNKVKSLPEIVSMLQKLCPNVDVAMAHGQMEAEKLEKVLVDFIDHKFDVLACTNIIETGLDIPNANTIIINNAHQFGLSDLHQLRGRVGRSNRKAYCYLFAPPSSVLTMEARKRLKTIEEFSDLGSGFNVAMRDLDIRGAGNLLGGEQSGFIADIGYEAYQRILEEAIWELKENDFKELFEDQKEEQHDFIRDTSIDSDIEMLIPDAYVSNIQERLRLYQSLDKIENENDVQTFAAQLKDRFGDVPLQVEELFNGLRLRWLGKELGFERLILKKKKLQCYFIANPASKYFESGVFKKMMQYITQTGSRFSIKQSQTQLILIAEQVHGFAEARQLLLSIQNHIFQKTEPSGQQEQQS; encoded by the coding sequence ATGCTCGAATTCCAGACCGGGAATGCAATCGACTTGGATTTAATCCTCAATAAACTTCATCAATATGGTTTTGAGCGCACCGATTTTGTTTACGAACCCGGTCAGTTTTCGGTTCGCGGGGGTATACTCGACCTGTTTTCTTTTGCAAACGAACTTCCCTATCGGATTGAACTCAACGACGATGTGATTGAAAGCATACGGACTTTTGATACGCAATCGCAACTTTCTGTTCAGAAGATCAGTCGCTTTGCCATCCTCCCCAATACTCAATCGGATTCCACTTCAAGTACCAAACATCTTTTGCTCGAAGTTTTACCAACGGATTCAATCGTCTGGATTAAAGACCTTCCTTCGTGTATGGATGCTTTAAATTCCTGTTTCGAATCGGCTGTACGTCAGTCAGAAAAAATGTTACACTACGAAGAGGAAAAACAAGTCAGCTTGCTGAGTCAGAAAGAATACATCACTCCCGAAGATTTTCTGAATGCTCTCCAAAATTTTCCTTTGGTGTTTTACCAAAGTTTACCCGATGCTTATAGCAAATTTCATAAAATTCAGGTCCACAGCGAAGCACAACCCAGTTTTAATAAAAACTTTCAACTGCTCATCCAAAATCTGGAATCCTTAAATGCCAAAACTTACAGTTGTTATTTAATGACCAACAGTTCGGCACAAATAGAGCGGTTTTACAACATCTTCGAAGATCTGAAAGCCCAGGTACAATATGTTCCGGAAGTGCGATCGATGCGCGAAGGATTTATAGACCACGATCTCAAATTGGCCTGTTATACGGATCATCAGATCTTCTCGAGATTTCATGGATTCAAACTAAAACAGGGATTTACCAAAGACCAGTCGCTGAGTCTTAAAATTTTGAGAGAACTGCAACCGGGCGATTATGTCACCCACATGGATTACGGAATAGGAAGATTTGCCGGACTGGAAAAAATAACGATCAACGGACAACAACAGGAATCGGTCAGGTTGATTTACAGAAACGACGATATACTCTATGTGAGCATCCATTCGCTGCATAAGATCTCTAAATATGTCGGACAAGAAGGCACCATTCCGAGTTTGCACAAACTGGGTTCTGATCAATGGAAAGTCCTCAAACAAAAAACCAAGCAGAAAGTCAAGGACATTGCCAAAGAGCTGATCAAACTCTATGCATCACGAAAAGCCTCAAAAGGTTTTGCATTTCATCCCGACAACTATCTGCAAACCGAGCTGGAAGCTTCGTTTATGTACGAAGACACTCCGGATCAATACAAAGCCACACTGGATGTAAAATCCGATATGGAGAAAGATTGTCCAATGGACCGCCTGATCTGTGGCGATGTTGGTTTCGGAAAAACGGAAGTTGCGGTCAGAGCTGCTTTCAAAGCCGTTCAGGATGGAAAGCAGGTTGCTATTCTTGTGCCAACAACCATTCTTGCTCTCCAACATTTCAGAACACTGAAAGACCGGCTGAAAGAATTTCCTGTGGATGTCGATTACATTTCGAGATTTCGCAGCGCCAAAGAGAAAACGCAAATTGTCAAAAATCTCACTTCCGGAAAAACAGACATCATCATCGGTACGATCAGTCTCTTAAACTCTAAAATAAAATTTAAAGATCTCGGACTGCTCATCATCGACGAAGAACAGAAATTTGGAGTGGCTTCCAAAGAAAAACTCCGTCAACTCAAACACAATGTCGATACACTTACTTTAACGGCCACACCCATACCACGTACACTCCAGTTTTCTTTAATGGCCGCCAGGGATCTGAGTGTCATTCAAACTCCGCCACCCAATCGCCAACCCATACATACCGAACGCAGGGTATTTAATGACGATCTGATCCGCGAGGCCATCTTACACGAAGTGTACAGAGGAGGTCAGGTTTTTTTTGTTCACAACAAAGTCAAAAGTCTTCCGGAAATTGTCAGCATGCTGCAGAAACTGTGTCCGAATGTCGATGTAGCTATGGCTCACGGACAAATGGAAGCAGAGAAGCTGGAAAAAGTCCTGGTCGATTTTATAGATCACAAATTTGATGTACTCGCCTGCACGAACATCATCGAAACGGGTTTGGACATTCCCAATGCAAACACCATCATCATCAACAATGCACATCAGTTTGGACTGAGTGATCTGCATCAGCTGCGGGGTAGAGTAGGCCGCTCTAACAGAAAAGCCTACTGTTATTTATTTGCTCCGCCTTCTTCGGTGCTTACCATGGAAGCCCGCAAAAGATTAAAGACCATTGAAGAATTTTCGGATCTCGGGAGTGGATTTAATGTCGCCATGAGAGATCTGGATATACGCGGAGCAGGCAACCTGCTTGGCGGTGAACAAAGTGGATTCATTGCCGACATTGGTTATGAAGCTTACCAGCGAATTCTGGAAGAAGCGATCTGGGAGCTTAAGGAAAATGATTTCAAGGAACTTTTCGAAGATCAAAAAGAAGAACAACATGACTTCATCAGAGATACCAGCATTGACAGCGACATCGAAATGCTGATTCCAGATGCTTATGTTTCGAATATACAAGAGAGACTTCGCTTGTATCAAAGTCTGGATAAAATTGAAAACGAAAATGACGTTCAGACTTTTGCTGCCCAACTTAAAGACCGGTTTGGCGATGTCCCATTGCAGGTCGAAGAACTTTTTAACGGATTAAGACTCCGGTGGTTGGGAAAAGAGCTTGGATTTGAAAGACTGATCCTGAAAAAGAAGAAATTGCAATGTTATTTCATCGCTAATCCTGCATCTAAGTATTTTGAAAGCGGTGTATTTAAAAAAATGATGCAATATATTACTCAGACCGGGTCGAGATTCAGCATCAAACAGAGTCAGACACAACTCATCCTCATTGCCGAGCAGGTCCATGGATTTGCCGAAGCCCGGCAATTGTTGCTATCCATCCAAAATCATATCTTCCAAAAAACGGAACCTTCCGGGCAACAGGAACAGCAATCTTAA
- a CDS encoding TfoX/Sxy family protein, whose protein sequence is MSYDELLASRIRRILKNKQAHFVEKKMMGGLCFMVDDKMCCGIHYDKKKNTDLLMARVGEKAYAEALQKNHCLPMDFTGKPMKGFVFVMPDGFDLDKDLEYWIQLCLNFNPEAKSHK, encoded by the coding sequence ATGTCTTACGATGAACTGCTTGCCTCGCGCATACGGAGGATTTTAAAAAACAAACAGGCACATTTTGTCGAGAAAAAAATGATGGGAGGGCTTTGTTTTATGGTCGACGATAAAATGTGTTGCGGAATCCATTACGATAAGAAAAAAAACACAGACCTGCTTATGGCGCGTGTTGGTGAAAAGGCTTATGCCGAAGCCCTTCAAAAAAATCATTGCTTACCCATGGATTTCACCGGCAAACCCATGAAAGGATTTGTATTTGTTATGCCCGATGGTTTTGACCTCGACAAAGACCTCGAATACTGGATCCAGCTCTGCCTGAATTTTAATCCGGAAGCGAAATCGCATAAATAA
- a CDS encoding PD40 domain-containing protein produces MWLSFSNVLVAQASEYELKAALKHLRDNKLNAASINFQAGWNAFRNDQNLLFKAGNCHLDVNNLKDAKMCLERLHELNPGFSGLPWSLARTYHFNQEFYNAIKFYKAALRELGTGHRQADFIRNELIRCAYGNQYQRRDPIALVEPFGNDINSENDEFAACPSVNYNGKYYFSIKYTLSGTKLTNVSKKIKKEQADVFVTQLENGKWTAPLKLHSELNSNLNEEVLDFCRDGNVMIFSRELPGKNYEIFTDTFHRDAASLHYSVWKSPVQSSIGDKSLCIFQDSVLIFSSARTGGYGANDLYLSIWRQGMWMDPVNLGPQVNGPFNEAYPYLSKDGKTLYFSSDRLESMGGYDVFKLKYFAESNSWSEVFNLGIPVNSPGDDTHFKLTQDGLAAVMTSDRKRNNLGNRDLYFVYFKQALEEQSEDAQGSTLSLLMNPEVPEIKIIDVPASKDINRRTVHSLSAEPFYYRDENYLLEPKNKLAADQLAKFLMHNPGLHLQITWTCL; encoded by the coding sequence ATGTGGCTATCGTTTTCAAATGTGCTTGTTGCACAGGCCTCTGAATATGAATTAAAAGCGGCATTAAAACATCTCAGAGACAATAAGCTGAATGCAGCATCCATAAATTTTCAGGCAGGTTGGAATGCATTCCGGAATGACCAAAACCTGTTGTTCAAAGCTGGAAATTGCCATCTGGATGTCAATAATCTCAAGGACGCTAAAATGTGTTTGGAGCGACTGCATGAATTAAATCCCGGGTTTTCAGGATTGCCCTGGAGTTTGGCCAGAACTTACCATTTTAACCAGGAGTTTTATAATGCCATTAAATTTTATAAAGCGGCACTCCGCGAATTGGGTACCGGACATCGACAGGCAGATTTCATACGCAATGAATTGATTCGATGTGCGTATGGAAATCAATACCAACGAAGGGATCCGATCGCCCTGGTAGAACCGTTTGGAAATGATATCAATAGCGAAAACGATGAATTCGCAGCATGTCCCAGTGTAAATTATAATGGAAAATATTATTTCAGCATAAAATACACGCTTTCCGGAACAAAACTAACGAATGTTAGCAAAAAAATAAAAAAGGAACAGGCCGATGTTTTTGTAACGCAACTGGAGAATGGCAAATGGACCGCTCCTCTCAAATTGCATTCCGAACTCAATAGTAATTTGAATGAAGAAGTTTTAGATTTTTGCAGAGATGGAAACGTTATGATTTTTTCGAGAGAACTTCCCGGAAAAAATTATGAAATCTTTACGGATACATTTCATCGCGACGCCGCTTCCCTGCATTATAGTGTGTGGAAGAGTCCGGTACAAAGCAGCATAGGCGATAAGTCTTTGTGCATATTTCAGGATTCTGTATTGATATTTTCGAGCGCACGAACAGGAGGATATGGTGCCAATGATTTGTACTTATCGATTTGGAGACAAGGCATGTGGATGGATCCCGTAAATCTGGGTCCACAGGTCAATGGGCCCTTCAATGAAGCCTATCCTTATCTTTCTAAAGATGGAAAGACCTTGTATTTTTCATCGGATCGGCTGGAATCTATGGGCGGATATGACGTATTTAAGCTCAAATATTTTGCTGAATCCAATTCCTGGAGTGAAGTTTTTAATCTGGGAATTCCGGTAAATTCTCCAGGCGATGACACCCATTTTAAATTGACTCAGGACGGTTTAGCCGCAGTAATGACTTCAGACCGGAAAAGAAACAACCTGGGGAACAGGGATCTTTATTTTGTTTACTTTAAACAGGCATTAGAAGAGCAGAGCGAAGATGCACAGGGTTCAACATTATCTTTACTTATGAACCCTGAGGTTCCTGAAATTAAAATCATTGATGTACCGGCTTCAAAGGATATAAACAGGAGAACAGTTCACAGCCTGAGTGCAGAGCCTTTTTATTACCGGGATGAAAATTATCTATTGGAACCTAAAAACAAACTGGCTGCTGATCAGCTGGCAAAATTTTTAATGCATAATCCCGGATTACATTTACAAATAACCTGGACATGCCTATGA
- a CDS encoding ArsR family transcriptional regulator gives MLEALITSKTRLRLLHRFFISAQNQAYLRGLETELGESTNSIRVELNRLSRAKLLISESRGNRRYFKANTAHPFFDELHQIVLKEAGIPQIMAGLKSAPGNFQAFYLRGDLSKGLQSKKIDLILVGKSNFTTLNRYFSNAEKLKGRKIRFNLFSQRKDPELLQLLEEESPILLWESKR, from the coding sequence ATGCTCGAGGCACTCATTACATCCAAAACCCGTCTCAGATTGCTGCACCGATTTTTTATCAGTGCTCAAAATCAGGCATATTTGAGAGGCCTGGAAACAGAGCTGGGGGAGTCGACCAACAGCATTCGCGTCGAATTGAACCGTCTATCCCGTGCAAAATTATTGATATCGGAGTCCCGGGGGAACAGGAGGTATTTTAAAGCGAACACGGCCCATCCTTTTTTTGACGAACTGCATCAGATCGTCTTGAAGGAAGCAGGAATTCCGCAAATAATGGCGGGATTAAAATCTGCACCGGGGAATTTTCAGGCATTTTATTTAAGAGGAGACTTAAGCAAAGGCCTGCAATCCAAAAAAATCGATTTGATCCTGGTGGGAAAGTCAAATTTTACAACGCTAAACAGATATTTCTCCAATGCAGAAAAACTAAAAGGAAGGAAAATCCGTTTCAATCTGTTTAGCCAACGAAAAGACCCGGAATTGCTACAATTATTGGAAGAAGAAAGCCCCATTTTATTGTGGGAAAGTAAACGATGA
- a CDS encoding CinA family nicotinamide mononucleotide deamidase-related protein, producing MRISLLVIGDEILLGQVVDTNASAMAKILYESGLHIQSKLTVSDVEHEIIKGLEFLSADSDVVLMTGGLGPTKDDVTKKSLAKFLSRPLVFSEEAKLHLEMFLRKRNRDIDALQLSQCYIPEGSTLLNNDLGTAQGIWVRLSNTTYISMPGVPYEMESILKNEVMPLFSKFPRQQKILHKSLLTGGLGETQIAARIEPLLSDMPQQLKLAYLPSIGKVRLRLTLQQSENDIDVALLDRYFGIIYKELEDVAIAEGNLSIEEMIGQVLKEAGLTLSTAESCTGGLIARKICLIPGASDYYRGSVVAYQNELKENLLEVEADILERDGAVSEACVIGMVSGACKHLQSDFSIACSGIAGPTGGSEDKPVGTVWMACGRENDIITKKYVFPWDRRRNIEATSVYALLLFWQYLNSRKIFQPHVS from the coding sequence ATGAGAATATCATTACTTGTTATTGGCGATGAAATTTTACTGGGGCAGGTGGTTGATACCAACGCCTCAGCAATGGCCAAAATATTATACGAATCGGGACTGCACATTCAATCCAAATTGACCGTTTCTGATGTGGAACATGAGATCATCAAGGGATTGGAATTTCTATCAGCGGATTCTGATGTGGTACTGATGACCGGAGGATTGGGCCCCACCAAAGACGACGTCACCAAAAAATCTCTTGCAAAATTTCTAAGTCGGCCATTGGTTTTCAGCGAAGAAGCCAAATTGCATTTGGAAATGTTCCTCAGAAAAAGAAACCGGGATATAGATGCATTGCAGTTGAGCCAATGTTATATTCCTGAAGGATCGACGCTTTTGAACAATGATCTGGGGACGGCTCAGGGGATCTGGGTTCGTTTATCAAACACCACATACATCTCGATGCCGGGAGTTCCTTATGAAATGGAATCCATCCTGAAAAATGAGGTCATGCCACTATTCTCAAAGTTTCCCCGTCAGCAAAAGATATTACACAAAAGTTTACTAACAGGAGGCCTTGGTGAAACCCAAATTGCAGCCCGCATAGAACCTTTGTTGAGCGATATGCCTCAACAGCTGAAGTTGGCTTATCTCCCTTCCATTGGAAAGGTCAGACTCCGCTTGACTTTACAACAATCGGAAAATGATATCGATGTTGCTCTTTTAGATAGATATTTTGGGATCATCTATAAAGAATTGGAGGACGTGGCCATTGCAGAAGGAAATTTAAGCATTGAGGAGATGATTGGCCAGGTGCTAAAGGAAGCTGGCCTGACCCTGTCTACCGCAGAAAGTTGCACCGGAGGATTGATAGCCAGGAAAATATGTTTAATTCCAGGCGCATCTGACTACTACCGGGGAAGTGTTGTCGCCTATCAAAACGAACTGAAAGAAAACCTCCTTGAAGTTGAGGCCGATATCCTCGAGCGGGATGGAGCCGTAAGTGAAGCTTGTGTAATCGGGATGGTATCCGGTGCATGCAAACATCTCCAAAGCGATTTTTCAATAGCCTGCTCGGGCATTGCGGGGCCTACAGGAGGGAGCGAAGACAAGCCGGTTGGAACGGTTTGGATGGCATGTGGCAGAGAAAATGACATCATCACTAAGAAATATGTATTTCCCTGGGATCGCCGCAGAAATATTGAAGCCACCTCGGTATATGCTTTGCTTCTTTTCTGGCAATACCTGAATTCGAGAAAGATCTTCCAACCACATGTTTCCTGA
- a CDS encoding 2-oxo acid dehydrogenase subunit E2, translating into MAKHELVLPKMGESIMEATILKWWKKEGDRVNQDETVLEVATDKVDSEVPSPVSGTISQILFRENDVVAIGKTIAIIETEAGDYPKTPITAPIKEAPKETAALQIESKTAPEVKHEVPVSKSDSGRFYSPLVRSIAKEENISLAQLDSIPGTGQDGRVTKRDVLAYLSNKSQTPAVAPAPSVSTQIESPKAQVSYSAGQVEIIEMDRMRKLIADHMVMSKQTSPHVTSYIEIDVTPLVSWRDKVKNNFAKTYGQKLTFTPIFIQAVAKAIKDFPMINVSVQGTQIIRKLDINIGMAAALPSGNLIVPVIKNADRLNLAGLTYAVNDLAQRARNNKLKPEEIQDGSFTVTNVGTFGNIMGTPIINQPQVAILATGIIKKKPAVIETEFGDTIGIRQLMFLSLSYDHRVVDGALGGSFLKRIGDYLEQFDVNQSI; encoded by the coding sequence ATGGCTAAACATGAACTGGTATTGCCCAAAATGGGCGAAAGCATCATGGAGGCCACCATTCTGAAATGGTGGAAAAAGGAAGGCGATCGGGTCAATCAGGATGAAACCGTGCTGGAAGTGGCTACGGATAAGGTGGATAGCGAAGTTCCCTCACCTGTATCAGGGACGATTTCTCAAATTTTGTTTCGCGAAAACGATGTGGTTGCCATTGGTAAAACTATTGCTATTATTGAAACAGAGGCCGGTGATTATCCTAAAACCCCAATAACGGCTCCAATTAAAGAAGCCCCAAAAGAAACTGCAGCCCTTCAGATTGAATCAAAAACAGCTCCCGAAGTCAAACACGAAGTTCCGGTTTCGAAGTCTGATTCAGGAAGATTTTATTCTCCCTTGGTCCGTTCCATTGCGAAAGAAGAAAACATCAGCCTGGCGCAGTTAGACAGCATTCCGGGTACAGGTCAGGACGGAAGGGTAACCAAAAGAGATGTATTAGCCTATTTATCCAATAAATCTCAAACTCCTGCGGTTGCACCGGCTCCGTCGGTATCTACCCAAATAGAGAGCCCAAAAGCTCAGGTCAGTTATTCAGCCGGGCAGGTGGAGATCATAGAAATGGACCGCATGCGCAAACTCATTGCCGACCATATGGTGATGAGCAAGCAAACCTCACCTCATGTGACATCGTACATCGAGATCGATGTAACTCCATTAGTGAGCTGGAGGGATAAAGTGAAAAATAACTTTGCCAAAACCTATGGCCAGAAGCTCACTTTTACCCCCATTTTTATCCAAGCGGTTGCCAAAGCGATCAAGGATTTTCCAATGATCAATGTTTCCGTACAAGGAACGCAGATCATCCGCAAACTGGATATCAATATCGGGATGGCTGCAGCTCTTCCCAGCGGAAACCTGATCGTACCTGTAATAAAAAATGCCGATCGGCTTAATTTGGCAGGACTTACTTATGCCGTAAACGATCTGGCACAACGGGCCAGGAACAACAAATTGAAACCCGAAGAAATTCAGGACGGAAGCTTTACTGTGACGAATGTGGGAACTTTTGGAAATATCATGGGGACCCCCATTATCAACCAACCTCAGGTGGCCATATTGGCAACCGGAATCATCAAAAAGAAACCGGCCGTGATAGAAACCGAATTCGGAGACACGATTGGTATCCGGCAACTGATGTTTTTGTCGTTGTCTTATGATCATCGGGTGGTAGATGGAGCCTTAGGAGGTTCCTTCCTGAAGCGCATAGGAGATTACCTCGAACAATTTGATGTCAATCAAAGCATTTGA